The sequence TGTAAGCTAGACTCAGTTCTGTTGTTGCATTTAGTTCAAAACGTAACACTATGCATCACTGTTAGCCGTGCTTTagtgttttggggttttttttctgtgcaaactTAAATCATAGATTACTCTGCTTTAAGTTTTCTCTGGTTCTGAATTTGGCAGAATCTAAAATGACAGTTTGTGTCATCATTCTGTTGTAATAAAGTTTTGCACATccatcttgtgttttattatgagCTGCCtacttcaaacaaaaaaaaacaaaaacaacaggctCAGCTTCAAAATTAAGATGCAGAAAGTTTTAGATTTGGTGTATTTGCCAGCAAATAGTGAAGTTGGATACGTACGTCAGACACACTCTTTCATACATTATTTGTAATTAACACTGATGACAATTTAACTTGCAtgaacaaatttttaatttaaaaacactttgcttCCCTGCTTTATTTACAACTTCCACAAAATAccattttacattaaatccaGCACATTCCGCACACAGAAGTTTCCTTTTGTGTCTTCTAGTCTGGAGGGAGAGGGGGTGAAACTTTTGGAGTACAGTCATTTCTCAGGTgcaaaattcaaacattaataATGTGAGGTCACCCAGGGAGGTTCTGTTCATTTGATGAGATCTTTTACATACTGCAGTCCCTGATTTGTATATTCAGATGCTCTTGTTGGGGCCTCTGAAAGGCTCGAAATTGTCCACCGCACTCCTGTAAATAGAAGGGAAGTAAGTACATGTATTAAACAATCAAACTGACTCATCTCAACCTCAGCTGTTAATCATTGAATGCTCTGTGATAAGCAAACTACACTGATAATTCAGGCTCACTCAGAAGCCCAAACTCGTGATCACAGACATTCTGTTCAGTTCTTACCAGCGTTCCACGAATTAACCGGGGAGAATTCAATCTTAGGCACGGTGGGAAGCTGAGCCTAAGGACAGAGGAAAAGGTTAAGGGTGTTAGATTATAAATTTCATGCATAATATTACAGTGGCTTTAAGTATATCTATTAATCAATCCCAATtatgaaaagacacaaaaaaacatgcatttgcGTGACTTTCACAAATGAACCAAGACAGGAGGGTTTTTTTGGCTGTATGGTGGCGAACAGAGGGCAGAAGCAGTTTGGGGCAATTGGCAGCCTCAACACTTTATCTGTCCttataaaaaagacaaagttgtCTGGAAGCTCATGACAAGGAAACTTGAAGTGTCACCCTCCGTTGTTATCAAACTAATGCTGTTTTGAAAGTACTGTGAGCAAGCTTTGAGCCGCAAGTCTTAAACATGGCGTCTATAGGCTGGCTACTTGACCAGGTAGCCTGACCAATGAACTAGTCAGTAACACCTTGTGATACTCCATGAAGAGCAGAACAACAAGATAATCTTTGCAAAGTTAAACTGCTATTAAATTTACTGAGGGGTTTATTTTCTCATCCTTTCTCTAAATATGTTACttttaaacagagaaataatttcagtacatttacttttgtaaaataataatatttacatgACTTCAGGCCATCCTTTGCCACTAAAATGGAGTCTaatccttttttgtgtttttagctgAAAGAAATATTCTCATAAATGCCTAAAATAGCCAACTGATTTTGAATACAGCTGCTATGGTCATATCTTTGGTCTCCTCTCTGTGAATCGAAATCGAAACAGGAAACAAATGCATTACATAACACAAATGGGATCACGTTAATAACCTTGAACTCGCTTGGTGTAATTTCAAAACAGTTACCTTAATTAGGATGGCGGGTGGCCTACATGCGAGTAGAAGACCTCTTTGGCTAGAAGGAACAACTTGTGGAAGGTAAGCACTGTGCTACTCAATCCTCCATACAGCCAGAGAAAACTTTAGTCACTGTTATCGCAAAAATGACTGTATGCCATTAAAATTAAAGAGGACTTTAAACCTTCCCTTTGTAAAACTTTTGCTTTGCAAAGTCTCTACTACATAAAATCAGTCTATATGGTAAATGCCAAGTTATTGGCCAAATAAGCAATTTACACATCCATACCTCCAGACCAAAATACTTCATCCATTCTTCTAAGGCGGGTGGCACAGCTGCTTTCGCCTTCTCCAGGGCCGCTGACCCCTGTTCACTGCTTCCCAGCAGACCAGAGTCATAGGCGACGTACACTGCTCCTCCTGCAATGGTCACCTTGGAGACAAGCCTATGAGTGAAGGAATGAAGTTAGCCATactgtaagcaaaaaaaaacatgcagcctTGTAATAATGAATGATTCCGCacggaaacaacaacaaaaaaagcacgACATGATAACCTTTATTACAGTACGCAACATAAACGTTATTTCTATGATAGTAACTCAAAGCAGTTATTTAACAACTTTGTCTAGTTTGGAAATTCCATCAAACGTTCCAgtatatacaaataaaactgttttaaccGTAAAATgctgagttatttttaaatagtgaTAACAACTAGAGAGTTCCTAGCACTACCACTGTTAGCTTAAGCGAGCTAACGGGCTAATCTGGTACTTAGCTTGTCAACCACCAAGCTTTGAATGAAAACCATtgacttgaaagaaaaataccaaCTTTAGTAAAGGCCAGATCCTTGGAGCCATCGTacagagttttatgttttctctttttgcgttgcttttcagaaaacaatccTACAAGAACACTAGCTAGTCAGGACCAGTGAAGGACAAGCGGTGTCTGCACTGTGTGTGCTGTTTTGTCAATAAAGTTGCTAATTATTTCAGAGCGGCAGATTCGTTCGTCGTCTAtctattttgttaaattattatggcttgtttaaatatatatatattttttaaaaattacgcTTTCAAAGGCAAAACGTTATCATTTCTcgtgaaaatatatttgaatttggttaaaaacactttgattaTTTTAGCCAGATATGGAGGGGTGGGTTtgagtagtaaaaaaaaaaattacataacatGCACCTCCTACTAATTGGTATTGTGAAGTTTCGCCATACTTGAATAAATCCTAAACAAGAAGTTGCTTGACGCTTTTACAAACCAAGTGGGCTAAATGGCAACATTCGTAAAAGGTTTGATTGGGAGTATTTTGGTTGCTTATTTAGCTATGAAATGGACTGCACCTAGTTTTGATCCAGGTACGTTAAGCTATAAGGAatctaaacttttcttttctatgtAGATTTAGCTGCCAATGTTAAAGCTCGAGTTTGTTTACTTAACTGCAGGGAATTAGGTGTATCATGTTGACACTTAATAATCTAAATCCTTACAGTGAATATATAAAAAGTGTGTTATTTTGACttatatgtttaaatatttgtttaaatatttttctttctaaaaactTATGTTTTTAGAAAGAATCCCAGTTTGTATTTATCTTGTTTCTATGTACATTTGTACTATGGAAATAATCTCATGGTAACCCGATCTTTTTTATACATTGGATATACGTTAGTTTTTTATAATgtgcaattattattattatttttattattttaaatttcccaGCAAATATTTTAGCTACACTTCTCTCAAAGTGTCTTTATGTAATTTGGACCTGACTTTATTTTGCGTGTCTAACTACTGTAAACTGTTGGCTGAATTAGTTTTGAGTTCCCACTGAACATTAGGACAGTTCACTCTCCTTTCAGACATGAGGGGGCgccctttttaaaatatcttttataaaGCTGTCATGGTGCATCCCCCCTCCCACATGCCAAGGGGAGTCTCTGCTGAAGAAGTGGTTTCAGAGCATGCAAAAGTAGCATATGCCCTTATAAATCTACAATGTAATGTAAGAAATTATattctaacaaaataaatctttttttttttttaattcttaggTTAAATACTTATGTTTAATGTAAAACCAATTTCTCAATATCCAGTCAGTGGAGGATGGTGTTCTGTAACTTTAAAACGTGCATCTGGTTCAGTAAGCCTGAATCAAACAATTTTGTCTTTATCCTAATTCTATATTTCGTTGATTCAGGTACCCCAGACCAGTGACACATTCAAAAGCTGTAGGACACTGCCCCCAAAGACTGACATTTTAGATTCCTGTtgtaaaacatcagaaacattcTATCTGAACCTTTAAATATCACTAAGACAATCTAGTTACCAGAACTGTAGGTTTGTGCAATCATTCAGAATTgcgaacaaacaaacaaaaaaaatattatcaatgGTTTCTATTGCAGTCCGCTAATAAAATATCTATGGCTATTTCTCATTGTTGCACACTTCAGACCAGATTGCTGAAAAAATAGCTACACCCCTAGCGCTCCCTTActtacaagaaaataatttattgctgtttgtgaatatttctgcttGCAAAATACACAGTCAGGGAGTAGAAAGTAGTGAAGCAACACTACTGACCCATTAAATAACTCTGTTTTAATGCTCAGTTTTGCAAGCTACTCATGGCATGTCTGTAAAGCAGCCTGCTCCAGGCCGACTAAGTAATGACTAATAATCCAGCATTAATGTGGTATACTTGCTGCCATTCTATGAAGAGAAGAATGGCAAAAACATGCTATATTCCTCACAATAGAATTTTATTCTTATGCCTCATgatctaaaaatataaacttcaaCACACCCATACAAAAAGAGGGTAAATATAAGAAACAATATTATTCACAAAACGTTTTTATTGACGGGTCAGTTGCTTTCTGTATGATGTTAAGCATCAGTCACATAATGTGTAGCTCTTtcaaatatcaacatttgttCCACTGAACTACTTGAATATAAACTATGCAAACACAATCATTCAACTGTTCTGACATTCAGATGCTGAAAAtgccttcttcttctctgccctgaataaaaataatcagtgtAAAAACAATGATTATGAGTTTTTAATGATTGCTTTAGGATAACTGGGGGCAGAATCGTGAACTGGGCAAATGACTGCACATAATCTGATTTCCTCAAGTGACTAAACAGCTTTAGAACGGAGAGAATACAGGCATTCATCCATCCCACAAGGACAAACTGTGCAGTAAATTTAACACATATATTCACATAATTTAGCTTGACTTAACTGCACAGAGCTAGTATCTTTAGatgtattgtgtattttttttaagcaactgAAATATCCCAAGGACATTTTCTGTACACTGAGTCCTTTGAGCGAGACTGATTTCATTTTGCGTGAAATATTCTGTGAGGGACTTTGGTTGGGTTTATGTTTTACAGAGAGTCCCATAAAAGATAAGAATCATTATTCCAAAGGGAAATCCTATTGTAGATTGAAATACCTGTGTGAATCTGTGTTAGGACATATCCATTTATGCGCAATAAATATCGACTGAGGCCTTACTGCTTGCATCTTTtcaataagttttttttaaatgtgtggaCTTTGTCTCAGAATCTCTCAAAGGTGCCAGAGTGTTGGTCACCGGGGCCAGTTCAGGCATTGGGGAACAAATGGCTTATCATTATGCCCGCTTTGGAGCCCAGATTGTCATCACAGCAAGGAGGGAGAAAGTTTTACAGCAGGTcagttttgcttaattttttcaTTCTGTCTTTTGGAACTGAAACTACACATCTAATCAGAAAGTAAGCCTACATGGTTTGCTTATTCAGCATGTCTTTCTCTCGCACTGCTTATTCCTTTTCCATAATTCCTATTTCATCTCAGTCTAGTCAATTTCACTCTGTATCACTTATcacatttctattctatttccTTTACTGCTGTCGTTGTTATTCCTTCATTCACATCACTTCTCAACCTAATTATCTTCATTcagcttattttatttccactcatttttattccttcttcCACACCCCTCCTTCATTCCTCCACGCCTTCCTCATCTCTCATTACCGCTCTTTCTAATTCTACTTAGTCTCCCTCATCCTCCTCATGTGCATCCCAGTACGTTTCCTTCCTGATCATTATTCCTAATTTTTTCATCCATCATTGCCACACATTctccatcatcttcctcattttctcccatttttGTCTCGTATGCCTTCTTAGGATTTCTGTTGCACTAATTGCTTGGCATTCTAATCCCAATCATTCATTGTCATTTTCTATATCTCCATATTTTCATCTCCTGTTATCTcctgttccatccatccatccatccatccatccatccatccatcatcttcctcttctgcttCCACTTCATTATTACCACTTTTAATTAGACTAATCCTTCCTAAATGTTCTAATCTCTACCCCATTTCATCTACTTCCTCCTGGTCAATTTTTTCACCTGTCATCAATATTCCTTCCAATCACAATCATTTAGCTCAGTATCATTCAGCTTGTCCATAAGGCACCAAATCACACCTAACGTCATCTCAACTGCCCCAGGAGTTCTGttaaactgttttgtaaaaCGTTACTCCTTGCGGTTCACAGGTAGCTGAGAAGTGTCTGAGTCTGGGGGCTCAGAAAGCCCTGCATATAGCAGCAGACATGGCCATTGAGTCTGACCCTGAAAGGGTGGTCGATTTTGCTCTGGAAAAACTGGGAGGCTTGGACTACCTGATTCTCAACCACATTGGCCCGACTACCTTTGGCATGTGGGAGGGAGATGTGGAACATACCAGGTGGTTAATGAAGGTAATGGATCATTTTGACAGTTTCTCAGCACATAAAATCAAGGGAATGCCTTGATGTTTCTTttgatgtgtgtatgtgtgtgttttaaaggtCAATTTCTTTAGCTACATTCAGATGGCCTGGAGAGCTTTGCCTTCTCTTGAGCAAAGTAAAGGATCTTTGGTGGTTGTTTCATCACTTTTAGGTAAGTTTGTCTCACTATTTGCCTTTACATCAAGCTATGACACATACGTGATAAATGCTTAGTTACAAAGGCATTAAATGATTCTCAAAAGGCACATTTTTACGCTtacacattcatatttttgtttaagctCAAGCTGAACATATAGTGCTATTTTGTTTGACTCAACTGCAAGAGAAAGCTCTGCAATTTACTGGGACATTTGTCTTTGGTTTGAAGGTAAAATGACAAACCCCTTCACGCTGCCATACAGCTCAACAAAATTTGCCCTAAATGGATTCTTTGGGTCTCTTTATCATGAGCTGGCCATGAAGAAAAGCAATGTGTCAATCTCAATATGCAGCCTGGGGCTTATTGATACTGATTCAGCCATGGAAAAAGTCAGGTTTGTCAAATATGCTGAAGTAAGTATACACAAAggattttgaaaaaagaaaatcagttgcAAAtgagttattttctgtttttaggggCGTTACAAATGTACCAGCCTACCCCGCCACAGAAGCTGCATTAAATATCATCATCGCTGGAGCAACAAGACAGCTGGACCTTTACTATCCGTGGTTCACACAAGTCATAACTCTAATCAAAGACTGGTCTCCTTCAATAACAAACTACGTCATCCAGAACTCCTACAACTACATTCCATAAACAATATTCATTTGTAGCattaatgtgtttcattttgtgctGCAATATCAACATATGGTCGTATTATAGGATTAATCAGAAAGCTACCCTTATCCGTGTTCAGTTTGcacattgtgttgtttttatgctcacataaaaaaaattacacttttgcaaaacagacattgattctatgttgcattgtgctTCTGtatttgatatgatgtaaagcactttgaaatgccttgctgctgaaatgtgctatacaaataaaatttgatttgatttgattgatttcaAGCATTCTcaaaattttggttttgtttgaaattttaacACAAAGAGTATTAAATTACACCTGCTCAGAGTAGTTGTTCAATTTGATCCCAAAATGATGATggttattgaaaaaaatgaaataaattgatcCATTCACTGTTAAGGTGAAAAGCAACCCAAACCATAAGTTCAGAGAGACAAGACTCTAGAAAACAACGATCAACGcagtcagaaaactgcagtccATCACAAtgagcaaaaatatgaaaaaaaaaatacatttaagcctgaaaaagacaaatttaaaattctaCATAAAACACTGCATGCAAAGTAGTAGAATCAAAAGTAAGTAAATATATCATGAAcgtaattacaacaaaaaaggCATCTCCAACCATTTCTCTCATTGCATGTTTCATTTCTACCAAAAGCACCAGTTTTGAGCATTTAgatgatttaattaatttctcttCTGTTACTTTCTCTACCTGACTGTTCAGTTTGAACTGATGTTGATatattctgttaaaatcatATAGTTTCCAAAATGACACTTTTGACTTTTAGTAGTTACTAAGACAGAGTTCTTTAATTTCCTTGTATGGCCTTATCACTGTGTGTGGactttaaagaataataaattagcttttattgtgtctttttactttatgtttttttttttttttttttttgtctttgaaaatgaATGGGAATCAAATTGTCTCAAAAGCAGCTTGGAAACTTCTGGGTGTGAGTCTGCCCTctgcaggtaaaaataaaaagccttaGCTGCCTTTGTctattttcagttgttttgttcaaAACAGTAGACAACAATCTCCTTCAAACCTGATCTTATTGCCTGTtataaattttcagttttattttccaaattatttttagattaattaattcTATGCTGTGCTGACTACACATAGAGGACTATTTCCTCTCCTGTAACAAGCACCAGAAATCTTAGAAATCTTTAATTTAGACTCACATTCACTGcactgtttgtttaatttttattccttCACCATTTCTACAGATTACTGAACTCTTAGCTTTCAGCTTTCTGtggaatgtttttattactccattaaataacataatattaatattttcttcaacTTTCTTCTCAGTATCCTTTTACAACATCCAAACAATCCAtagttttgtaaataaataaataaaagggttGTTCTTCATCTGAAACATATCTAAAACATATACAGTTTCTTCATTGCCACTCCCCTTCTAAATTCACTAAAATAACATAAAGGTAACAAACAATGccacaaataaaatgcacaataGCAGAATGtgaaaattgtatttctttatcGGTGTTTCCCCAAGTTGAGAGATTTCCTGACTACTTGCCACTGAGAGGTGAGACGTGGAGGTTGGACATTCAAAATTGCTGGGCTATAAACatcaaatgaaaatcaaacgatgttttatatttattattaaatataatcaaTATTAGTGTAACATTTCGAGGATTAATATAATAATTCCACAATCATGATGCGACAAGTGGGTGGCCAATAAATTTATTCAGTTGGGAATGGAGTCGATATTGCTTTACTTGTCAAATCTTATAACACGCATCCGTCTCCTGAAGTTATCGGTCCATTCCATACGCATGCGCACTTTGCATTCAGGTACTCGGGCCTTCCCCCTCCCCACCGTGCGTTCACTGAGtctgtaacataaaatgtatGAGAACTGTCCTTGTCCAGTCTTCCTCTGCCGCATCTAATTATTTCCCCACATTTTATGAGTTGGCTAttgagattatttcactgcatGCACAAGTCAGCTTtgtgtataaataattttccacCCGCACCTACGCCTCTTTGTTTTCTCCtaaattatgttaaataaaatgcattgaaaacaGCAGCAATTTTTTTATGGTGCACAAACAGCCCCAGAGAAACCAGACTCAGTGttagcagttaaaaaaaatatcttaattgTTTTGCaaactgttaaatattaaaCCACATTCAGTACTTTCAGATCACCACTGTCTTTTATCCGTCTGGCCAGTTTCCAGTTAACACAAGATGACTGATCTCCCCACCATTTTTAACCAATCAGTagtcaacaaaacaacataatgatCTTTCAGGGACATTCTTCTAAAATCTTTTGCTTTATCTCTAAGCCAGAAGATAACTGATAATATAAAAACGAGtacttattttaattatttgtttactttttgatATATccaaatattataataatatatatatatatatatatatatatatatatatatatatatatatatatatatatatatatatatatatatatatatatttttttttttttttttaatgaaagcaaGAATTTCACCAGGGGACAGAAGGGAGGCCAAGTTCTAGTTCAATGAAACATTAACCTGGGAGCCACACCCCCTAAACGTCCGGAAAACAGGGAAAACGAGGAAGTGTGCTAATATACACACATTTCGGCTCACATGGAAGCTGAAAcgcacagaaaaaaacattgcacAAAATGGGAGCCTTCGTAAAGATTGCAATTGCTAGCATTTGTGTTGGCTACTTAGCTGTCAAGTGGAATGGACCAAGTTTTGATCCAGgtaagttaaataaatgtattttgagtCAGTCTTGCAGCACACGCGCACATGTGTGTTGTGAGCATGACTGACGGATGTCAGATAAATGTGGTAGGCTAATAAACACAGACTGTAAACATCATGCAGGAAACTTATCGTTTCAGAATGGAATTCGAAAAacgattttatttattttatttagaaaagtgattattattattatttttttaattacgcACATAATAATGTAccgtttagtttatttatacatgTATAAAATATTATGCATGCAAAACGTAATTTAAACTACCGTTGGCCCTTTTTGGGGCGCTGAAACCATTAAAGTCCATGGCTGCTGCCCTTGTTGGTTTTGCTAAGACCTGGTCCAGGCTTCTACTGTTGTGTCACATGTGTCAGACTTCTCCTGAACCAGAGACAAGATCAGAGATCCTTAGCCTGAGCCAAAGGAATAAAGGAATGAACTGATGTTCAGTAGTCCAAAGTTATCTCagataaatgtattttgcttGGAAATCGAGTTTCCACAGTTTGAAGGAAAATTCTATAAATGTAGAATCCAAGTTGACTGAGGTCCTGTGTAAAAGTTTCATTGTGAGTGATATTTAGGGAATTCTCTTATTGTGTTGGTCCACTGTTTTATGAAGTTTAAGGTCAGCACTAGCAGCCATCTAGCAGGATTTTTTTAcagcacttcatgcttcctcTTTTACTGACAACCTAAATGGAAATGCTGATTACCTTTTCCAGCAGGAGGTCTTGTTGGCACATATTAACACTGCCAACATCCCTTTTACTCGGTTCAATGACCACGATGTCACAGATTGGTCTGTGAACTAGGCTGAACTAAACCCCAGCTATAACCTTTGGAATATTGTCAAGATGAAGATGAGAAACACCACAGAATACTATGCAGACCAGCTAAAGTCTACTATTGATGCCACAGACTGAGCGGCATCATTCCatgctgcattgatgcagtcattcatttaaaaagagcCTTAACTCTATATTGCGGTCACATACTAAACATACTTTCCAGCTagcctttttgttttaacatttttatgataaACTTAGTAAGCTAGGGTTGGCATTTCTACTGAGATGCTGCCTGAAACCTGGTAACTGTAGTTTTAATAGTGTTACCTTGTCAGAAAGATGTATGATGCTTCTTTAGTAGCCATGATCATTCCTGGACGTTGTACTCCAAGCATCAAGTTTTGCCTTTCTTGTGAATAGAGGGAAAATGTGGAAATCTTTTTTCAGGCAGCTGCCAAGCAGTGgacagctggagaaaactccAGTCTCTTCAGTTTCTGGTGCATcttcttaaaaatattctaaacCATATGAATGGAAGGATGGACATTTTTAGCTgtcataacattttaaaacttggcACACTGAATGATTTTTCTAAAACCCTGATTATGACTCTTCCTTGACCTCTTTTTGAAGTTTTGCGCTGCAGATTGTGGTAGCAATACTAATCATCTGCTTTCTGAAGAGATTATAGAGGCAATACAATGGCCTGCTGagataacattttattgtgttcaaGGTTAACCACTGTAGATGTGggactgtaaaaaaaatgcaaccaaGAATTTTCTGTGGGATGTACTTTATGCAATGTAGTGGGAGTCTTGTGCATTTGTGAACACAGTTTCTTGTCGCTGTTCTTCTTCTTGAATTTATTGTTCATGTTGTTAgtagaaataaaggcttttgttttttcagtcgattgttttttttatttcagaatctCTCAGAGGTGCCAGAGTGTTGGTCACAGGGGCCAGTTCAGGCATTGGTGAACAAATGGCATATCATTATGCCCGCTTTGGAGCTCAGATTGTCATCACAGCAAGGAGGGAGAAAGTTTTACAGCAGgtcactttcttctttttcttcctacAGTTTCCTCTGTCCTTCAGTACTGTGTAGTAATTTAGCCTATAACAAAACAGCTTCCAAAAAGCACACATGtaaatgcaacacatttttttaatgatcaattttagttttacatagAAAATGATCGGATGGTTTCAAGATACAGTAGTCAAACTACATGTTCAGGGTAGCCTCAGCATGTTTTCTCATATTTACTCTGTTTCGCTCACAGGTTACTGAGAAGTGTCTGAGTCTGGGGGCCCAGAAAGCTCTCTACATTTCTGGAGACATGTCTAATGAGTCTGACCCTGACAAGGTGGTTGATTTTGCTCTGGAGAAACTGGGAGGCTTGGACTACCTGGTTCTCAACCACATTGGTGTGACTCGCTTTGCCATGTGGGATGGAG comes from Gambusia affinis linkage group LG10, SWU_Gaff_1.0, whole genome shotgun sequence and encodes:
- the micos13 gene encoding MICOS complex subunit MIC13, whose translation is MAPRIWPLLKLVSKVTIAGGAVYVAYDSGLLGSSEQGSAALEKAKAAVPPALEEWMKYFGLEAQLPTVPKIEFSPVNSWNAGVRWTISSLSEAPTRASEYTNQGLQYVKDLIK
- the hsd11b1la gene encoding hydroxysteroid 11-beta-dehydrogenase 1-like protein isoform X1 translates to MATFVKGLIGSILVAYLAMKWTAPSFDPESLKGARVLVTGASSGIGEQMAYHYARFGAQIVITARREKVLQQVAEKCLSLGAQKALHIAADMAIESDPERVVDFALEKLGGLDYLILNHIGPTTFGMWEGDVEHTRWLMKVNFFSYIQMAWRALPSLEQSKGSLVVVSSLLGKMTNPFTLPYSSTKFALNGFFGSLYHELAMKKSNVSISICSLGLIDTDSAMEKVRGVTNVPAYPATEAALNIIIAGATRQLDLYYPWFTQVITLIKDWSPSITNYVIQNSYNYIP
- the hsd11b1la gene encoding hydroxysteroid 11-beta-dehydrogenase 1-like protein isoform X5, with amino-acid sequence MAYHYARFGAQIVITARREKVLQQVAEKCLSLGAQKALHIAADMAIESDPERVVDFALEKLGGLDYLILNHIGPTTFGMWEGDVEHTRWLMKVNFFSYIQMAWRALPSLEQSKGSLVVVSSLLGKMTNPFTLPYSSTKFALNGFFGSLYHELAMKKSNVSISICSLGLIDTDSAMEKVRGVTNVPAYPATEAALNIIIAGATRQLDLYYPWFTQVITLIKDWSPSITNYVIQNSYNYIP